Proteins encoded together in one Musa acuminata AAA Group cultivar baxijiao chromosome BXJ3-6, Cavendish_Baxijiao_AAA, whole genome shotgun sequence window:
- the LOC135640627 gene encoding putative clathrin assembly protein At1g33340, with protein sequence MKVKSKLLAALSSLVDHAIAPRAAMADRSILTEIEAAIARCTDKHDVPVNEECVHEILFRVSNAPGSITFLSRRISSRLDATRDSTVALKTLVLLHRLLRGGDRYFEQDLQNMWSCGELRVDLSWCSADKGHLHSFLLSYSLFLEERLGWIINQAGLLEPIRPPQSAFRSHKEEAAEWLLYRLSKSQILLDRIMDCLPSNPSFSSQVMHSAFNIILRESFRVYDGFSDGMEIVVSSYPELDKSPKSLALDVLNKALTQTPSLHDFYENCKRSVCWKSLEYPHVRIITAAQVSSIEQKLPASSHCPPSTSSGDKEATETSKQHQQDAAVREAEFGLHDARNILFSQKFETTISTVWVEFDEEDSQNSSFSLGGVDDCLTGASDDVLTEVDGSWQGREATR encoded by the coding sequence ATGAAGGTGAAGAGCAAGCTCTTGGCTGCTCTAAGCTCACTTGTGGACCATGCTATTGCTCCGAGAGCGGCGATGGCCGATCGAAGCATCCTCACCGAGATAGAGGCCGCCATAGCACGGTGCACCGACAAGCACGACGTGCCCGTTAACGAGGAGTGTGTGCATGAGATCCTCTTCCGGGTCTCCAACGCTCCTGGTTCCATCACCTTCCTCTCCAGGAGGATCTCCTCCCGGCTCGACGCCACGCGGGACTCGACGGTGGCTTTGAAGACCCTCGTGCTCCTCCACCGTCTCCTGCGTGGCGGCGACCGGTACTTCGAGCAGGACCTGCAAAACATGTGGTCGTGCGGAGAGCTCAGGGTGGATCTCTCGTGGTGCTCAGCTGATAAAGGTCATCTGCACTCCTTCCTCCTCAGCTATTCGCTGTTTCTCGAGGAAAGGTTGGGTTGGATCATCAACCAGGCCGGTCTGCTGGAGCCGATCAGGCCGCCGCAGTCGGCGTTTCGATCGCATAAAGAAGAGGCAGCCGAATGGCTCTTGTACAGATTGTCCAAGAGCCAAATCCTTCTCGATCGGATAATGGATTGCCTGCCTAGTAATCCATCGTTCTCAAGCCAAGTGATGCACTCAGCATTCAACATTATCTTGAGAGAAAGCTTTCGAGTGTACGACGGCTTCTCCGACGGCATGGAGATCGTGGTGAGCTCCTACCCTGAGCTCGACAAGTCCCCCAAAAGCTTAGCTCTTGACGTCCTCAACAAGGCGTTGACGCAGACGCCCAGTCTTCATGATTTCTACGAGAATTGCAAGAGAAGCGTTTGCTGGAAGAGCTTGGAATACCCACATGTTCGAATCATCACAGCCGCACAAGTTTCGTCGATCGAACAGAAGCTGCCCGCTAGCTCCCATTGTCCACCTTCAACAAGTTCCGGTGATAAAGAGGCCACGGAAACGTCCAAACAACATCAGCAGGATGCAGCAGTCAGAGAAGCCGAGTTCGGATTACATGACGCGAGAAACATTCTGTTCTCTCAGAAATTTGAGACGACGATAAGCACAGTGTGGGTCGAGTTCGACGAAGAAGACTCACAAAATTCCAGCTTCTCTCTGGGGGGTGTGGATGATTGCTTGACAGGTGCTTCCGATGATGTGCTGACTGAAGTTGATGGTTCATGGCAAGGCAGGGAAGCCACGCGATAG
- the LOC103988123 gene encoding uncharacterized protein At5g39865-like, protein MGCISSKLLAVAEVGEELLFSGDAGPDGDCPNHFVSLTSTTYGALSLDRGDEKANNPKAPAEKEVEPDAASASECGQPSPPHVDKKSTAAEEERPSEIIDARELMGDLADETPSRSPPQKKRPHKPSSALRRSPAVRAAMSPVMPRNWFAGKENTPLRLEPKRSDHDAYRASKPFRSLDNTPWTNLVSAISKKGTPNSARSNNSNRDFSNSKSRRSLSPLFDPELLARFEREHCEEGEQIKRMVHVKICDSVILLQSFEEKCPPGGEDTVVLYTTTLRGIRKTFEDCNTVRSLIESYGGHIVERDISMDSGYREELRLLMGRKEVKVPIVFVKGRCVGGAEEIVRLEEEDELGLLLEGLPRATKWCEGCGGLRFVMCMDCNGSCKVLDSEEKKVKCEGCNENGLIHCPICC, encoded by the coding sequence ATGGGTTGCATCTCTTCTAAACTGCTCGCCGTCGCCGAAGTCGGCGAGGAGCTTCTCTTCTCTGGCGACGCAGGCCCCGACGGCGACTGCCCGAACCATTTCGTCTCCCTCACCTCTACCACCTACGGGGCCCTCAGCCTCGATCGCGGCGACGAGAAAGCCAATAATCCCAAGGCGCCAGCAGAGAAGGAAGTCGAACCGGATGCAGCCTCGGCGTCGGAGTGCGGCCAGCCGTCCCCTCCCCATGTCGACAAGAAGAGCACCGCGGCAGAGGAAGAGCGCCCCTCGGAGATCATCGACGCGCGGGAGCTCATGGGGGACCTGGCCGACGAGACCCCTAGCCGGTCGCCACCGCAGAAGAAGAGGCCACACAAACCCTCGTCTGCATTGCGCCGGTCGCCCGCGGTGAGGGCCGCGATGTCGCCCGTGATGCCAAGGAATTGGTTCGCCGGGAAGGAGAACACCCCGCTGCGGCTGGAGCCCAAAAGGTCGGATCATGACGCCTACCGTGCCTCGAAGCCGTTCCGTTCCTTGGACAACACGCCGTGGACCAACCTCGTTTCGGCAATCTCGAAGAAGGGCACCCCCAACAGCGCACGGAGCAACAACTCCAATAGAGATTTCAGTAACTCCAAGTCGAGGCGGAGCCTGAGCCCCTTGTTCGATCCGGAGCTCCTCGCTCGTTTCGAGCGGGAGCACTGCGAGGAAGGGGAGCAGATCAAGAGGATGGTGCACGTCAAGATCTGCGATTCTGTTATCCTGCTTCAATCCTTCGAGGAGAAGTGTCCCCCAGGAGGTGAGGACACCGTGGTCCTCTACACCACCACGCTCAGAGGGATCAGGAAGACCTTTGAGGATTGCAACACAGTCAGGTCCTTGATCGAGTCCTACGGCGGCCACATCGTGGAGagggacatctccatggactccgGGTACAGGGAGGAACTACGGCTGCTGATGGGGAGGAAGGAGGTGAAGGTCCCGATCGTCTTCGTCAAGGGCAGGTGTGTCGGTGGTGCCGAGGAGATCGTGAGattggaagaagaagatgagttgGGGCTTTTGCTGGAGGGGCTTCCGAGGGCGACAAAGTGGTGCGAGGGCTGCGGCGGGTTGCGATTTGTGATGTGCATGGACTGCAATGGCAGCTGCAAGGTGTTGGATTCCGAGGAGAAGAAGGTGAAGTGTGAAGGGTGCAATGAGAACGGCTTGATCCATTGCCCCATATGTTGCTGA